The Apium graveolens cultivar Ventura chromosome 11, ASM990537v1, whole genome shotgun sequence genome has a window encoding:
- the LOC141695711 gene encoding uncharacterized protein LOC141695711, translating into MEKAFTLAVLSEEKKVDYASYFLKGEANYWWESARALEEDEVITWGRFKKIFLEKYLTRYMQTQMELKFFELKQEGMIVGEYQKKFNELARFVGDYVDMDEKREKRFQQGLKPWLQSRVAAFELATYAKVVQKARTFNMNIKDAVQSSEVVAGMLSVNKINAKVRFNYGATRSFISESFVGKLNCEIEQLVEPLSIILDNRERVSVKSICPWCKVEISGYSFPASLIPFQLGEFDVILGMDWLAEHGAQIDCNKKKVILKSPQGKKVEFIGQK; encoded by the exons atggagaaagctttcacgCTAGCTGTTTTAAGTGAAGAAAAGAAGGTCGACTATGCGTCTTATTTTCTGAAAGGcgaagcaaattattggtgggagtcagccCGTGCTTTAGAAGAAGACGAAGTTATCACTTGGGGtagattcaagaagattttctTAGAAAAGTATTTGACGAGATATATGCAgactcaaatggaattgaagttctttGAATTGAAACAAGAAGGAATGATTGTGGGAGAGTACCAGAAGAAATTcaatgaattggctaggtttgttggAGATTATGTGGACATGGATGAAAAGAGAGAGAAGAGGtttcaacagggattgaagccTTGGCTACAAAGCAGAGTGGCTGCTTTTGAATTGGCCACATATGCTAAAGTGGTCCAGaag GCCCGGACATTCAACATGAATATtaaagatgctgttcagagttctgaAGTTGTGGCAGGTATGCTTTCTGTCAACAAGATCAATGCTAAAGTGCGATTTAATtatggagctactagatctttcatATCTGAATCTTTTGTTGGCAAGTTGAATTGTGAAATTGAACAGTTAGTTGAACCCTTATCTATCATTTTGGATAATCgagaacgagtatctgttaaaAGTATTTGCCCCTGGTGTAAAGTAGAGATTTCAGGCTATAGTTTCCCTGCTTCCCTTATACCTTTTCaactaggagaatttgatgttatattaggaatggattggttagcagaACATGGTGCTCAAATAGATTGTAATAAGAAGAAAGTGATTCTCAAGTCCCCTCAAGGAAAGAAAGTAGAGTTTATAGGGCAGAAATAA